A single region of the Streptomyces sp. NBC_00425 genome encodes:
- a CDS encoding cytochrome b/b6 domain-containing protein, protein MSLRAEAAPAATGVRRFTRAVRWVHRTTALLMGVCVATAACLYIPEFAQLVGRRELVVRVHEWAGLALPVPVLAGLASRAFRADLRHLNRFGPYDRRWLRAVLRRDKRRESRPAAKFNAGQKIYSSWIAGATLVMLGTGLLMWFTHLTPIMWRTSATFVHDWLALTIGIVLAGHIGMALGDPEARRGMRTGSVSREWAEREHRHWRP, encoded by the coding sequence ATGAGCCTACGAGCTGAGGCGGCGCCGGCCGCCACCGGAGTGCGCCGCTTCACCCGCGCCGTGCGGTGGGTGCACCGCACCACGGCCCTGCTCATGGGCGTGTGCGTGGCGACGGCCGCCTGCCTGTACATCCCCGAGTTCGCCCAGCTCGTGGGCCGCCGCGAACTGGTCGTGAGGGTTCACGAGTGGGCGGGTCTGGCCCTGCCCGTCCCCGTCCTCGCGGGCCTCGCCTCCCGCGCGTTCCGCGCCGACCTGCGCCACCTCAACCGCTTCGGCCCGTACGACCGACGCTGGCTGCGGGCAGTCCTGCGCCGGGACAAGCGGCGGGAGTCGCGTCCGGCGGCCAAGTTCAACGCCGGCCAGAAGATCTACTCGTCCTGGATCGCCGGGGCCACCCTGGTCATGCTCGGCACCGGACTCCTCATGTGGTTCACCCACCTCACCCCGATCATGTGGCGCACCAGCGCGACCTTCGTCCACGACTGGCTGGCCCTGACCATCGGCATCGTCCTGGCCGGCCACATCGGCATGGCGCTCGGCGACCCGGAGGCCCGACGCGGCATGCGCACGGGCTCGGTGAGCCGCGAATGGGCCGAACGAGAACACCGCCACTGGCGGCCCTGA
- a CDS encoding class I adenylate-forming enzyme family protein, translated as MTAPASRYGAKPWLALLDDAQRAPIEPADSLVHAFRRSAAEVPDRTCLAYFDGRLSYREVDGLSDSVAGHLAARGLRPGDRVAVLLQNSPLFVLALLGAWKAGATVVPVNPMYKSGEVAHVLRDGDVTALICSDRAWEGYLRETAADSPVRIVLTGCELDFQTRGDARVLAFERLPQAPDADDLTAVARAGHQAPEGREAAPADIALISYTSGTSGAPKGATNTHGNIMFNAERQRTGLRLPEAPVYYALAPLFHITGMVCQLGASLNSAGTLVLTYRFEASLVLEAFAEHRPHYTVGPSTAFMALAAHPTCTRDHFASFVQISSGGAPVPPALVEKFRAGFGPYIRNGYGLTECTAPCASVPPQHEAPVDPQSGTLAVGVPGPDTVVRIVDDQGAETPFGEPGEIVVRGPQVVPGYWRRPEATAEAFPDGELRTGDIGFMDEQGWLYVVDRKKDMINASGFKVWPREVEDVLYTHPSVREAAVVGVPDGYRGETVKAYISLRPGADADADTLAAYCKDRLAAYKYPRQVEILPDLPKTASGKILRRELRSRTIDGQ; from the coding sequence GTGACGGCGCCCGCCTCCCGCTACGGGGCCAAGCCCTGGCTGGCCCTCCTCGACGACGCCCAGCGCGCCCCGATCGAGCCCGCCGACTCCCTGGTGCACGCCTTCCGGAGGTCCGCCGCCGAGGTCCCGGACCGCACCTGCCTCGCCTACTTCGACGGCCGGCTCAGCTACCGCGAGGTGGACGGGCTCAGCGACTCCGTGGCCGGTCACCTCGCCGCCCGCGGCCTGCGGCCCGGCGACCGGGTCGCCGTCCTGCTGCAGAACTCCCCGCTCTTCGTGCTCGCCCTGCTCGGCGCCTGGAAGGCGGGCGCGACGGTCGTCCCGGTCAACCCGATGTACAAGTCGGGCGAGGTCGCCCACGTCCTGCGGGACGGCGACGTCACCGCCCTGATCTGCTCCGACCGCGCATGGGAGGGGTATCTGCGCGAGACGGCCGCCGACTCGCCCGTGCGGATCGTCCTCACCGGCTGCGAACTGGACTTCCAGACCCGCGGTGACGCGCGCGTGCTCGCCTTCGAACGGCTCCCGCAGGCCCCCGACGCCGACGACCTCACCGCCGTCGCCCGCGCCGGCCACCAGGCGCCCGAGGGCCGCGAGGCCGCCCCCGCCGACATCGCCCTGATCAGCTACACCTCGGGCACCAGCGGCGCCCCCAAGGGCGCCACCAACACGCACGGCAACATCATGTTCAACGCCGAGCGGCAGCGCACCGGGCTGCGGCTGCCCGAGGCGCCCGTCTACTACGCGCTCGCGCCGCTGTTCCACATCACCGGCATGGTCTGTCAGCTCGGCGCCAGTCTGAACAGCGCGGGGACGCTCGTCCTGACGTACCGCTTCGAGGCGAGTCTGGTGCTGGAGGCGTTCGCCGAGCACCGGCCGCACTACACGGTCGGCCCGTCCACCGCCTTCATGGCGCTGGCCGCCCACCCCACCTGCACCCGGGACCACTTCGCGTCGTTCGTGCAGATCTCCTCCGGCGGGGCGCCGGTGCCGCCGGCCCTGGTGGAGAAGTTCCGGGCCGGCTTCGGGCCGTACATCCGCAACGGTTACGGGCTCACCGAGTGCACCGCCCCCTGCGCCTCGGTACCGCCCCAGCACGAGGCGCCGGTCGACCCGCAGTCCGGCACCCTCGCCGTCGGCGTGCCCGGTCCCGACACGGTCGTGCGCATCGTCGACGACCAGGGCGCGGAGACGCCCTTCGGGGAGCCGGGCGAGATCGTGGTGCGGGGTCCGCAGGTCGTGCCCGGGTACTGGCGGCGGCCCGAGGCCACCGCCGAGGCCTTCCCCGACGGCGAGCTGCGCACCGGGGACATCGGCTTCATGGACGAACAGGGCTGGCTGTACGTCGTCGACCGCAAGAAGGACATGATCAACGCGTCGGGTTTCAAGGTGTGGCCCCGCGAGGTCGAGGACGTGCTGTACACCCATCCGTCGGTGCGCGAGGCGGCCGTCGTCGGGGTGCCGGACGGCTACCGCGGGGAGACGGTCAAGGCGTACATCAGCCTGCGTCCGGGCGCGGACGCGGATGCCGATACGCTCGCGGCCTACTGCAAGGACAGACTGGCGGCCTACAAGTACCCGCGCCAGGTGGAGATCCTGCCCGACCTGCCGAAGACGGCGAGTGGCAAGATCCTCCGTCGGGAACTGCGTTCCCGCACGATTGACGGTCAGTAG
- a CDS encoding SDR family oxidoreductase, whose protein sequence is MEAVQDAGVVVTGAGGGIGAALARRFAAEGARVVVNDLDADRARAVAEEIGGIAVPGDASAVVDRAREALDGVVDVYCANAGVASGGSEAAGEAVWAQAWDVNVMAHVRAAHALLPDWLERGRGRFVSTVSAAGLLTMIGAAPYSVTKHGAYAFAEWLSLTYRHRGVKVHAICPQGVRTDMLDATGSAGDLVLKPTAIEPQDVADALFKGIAEDRFLILPHPEVAGYYQVRAGDPDRWLTNMNHLQQKWEAAE, encoded by the coding sequence GTGGAAGCCGTGCAGGATGCCGGAGTGGTCGTGACCGGAGCGGGAGGCGGCATCGGTGCCGCGCTGGCCCGCCGCTTCGCCGCCGAGGGCGCCCGGGTCGTGGTCAACGACCTGGACGCGGACCGGGCGCGGGCGGTCGCCGAGGAGATCGGCGGCATCGCGGTCCCCGGTGACGCCTCGGCGGTCGTGGACCGGGCCCGCGAGGCCCTCGACGGCGTCGTCGACGTGTACTGCGCCAACGCCGGAGTCGCCTCGGGCGGCTCCGAGGCCGCCGGGGAGGCCGTCTGGGCTCAGGCCTGGGACGTCAACGTGATGGCTCACGTCCGCGCGGCCCACGCGCTGCTTCCCGACTGGCTGGAGCGCGGCCGGGGCCGCTTCGTCTCCACCGTCTCCGCGGCCGGCCTGCTCACGATGATCGGCGCCGCCCCCTACAGCGTCACCAAGCACGGCGCGTACGCCTTCGCCGAGTGGCTGTCGCTGACCTACCGCCACCGCGGGGTCAAGGTCCACGCGATCTGTCCCCAGGGCGTGCGCACCGACATGCTGGACGCCACCGGCAGCGCCGGCGACCTGGTGCTCAAGCCGACCGCGATCGAGCCGCAGGACGTGGCGGACGCCCTGTTCAAGGGCATCGCCGAGGACCGCTTCCTGATCCTGCCGCACCCCGAGGTCGCCGGGTACTACCAGGTGCGGGCCGGCGATCCGGACCGCTGGCTGACCAACATGAACCATCTCCAGCAGAAGTGGGAGGCGGCCGAGTGA
- a CDS encoding NADP-dependent oxidoreductase, with translation MKAISYAGYGGPETLVYGEVRDPRIGPDAVLVKVRAAAVNPVDWKARQGYLDGMLEAVFPVVPGWDVSGVVVQLGVSVPEFAVGDEVVGYVREDFLSRGTFAEYVAAPVRTLARKPRNLTWEQAAGLPLTGLTAYQVLTGALQVKRGETVLVHAAAGGVGSIAVQLARHLGARVIGTASEANHDFVRSLGGEPVTYGEGLAERVRGLAPEGVDAAFDTVGGETLRVSANLLVPDGRLASIADGDVVGYGGRYCWVRPDAEDLTRLAELAEQGVVSVHVSRTFPLEQAAEAHRLSEEGRTRGKIVVTVDWEEEREEAPGAAAESA, from the coding sequence ATGAAGGCGATCAGTTACGCAGGCTACGGCGGCCCCGAGACGCTCGTGTACGGGGAGGTGCGCGATCCCAGGATCGGTCCCGACGCCGTGCTGGTGAAGGTCCGCGCGGCGGCTGTGAACCCCGTCGACTGGAAGGCCCGGCAGGGATATCTGGACGGGATGCTGGAGGCCGTCTTCCCGGTGGTCCCCGGCTGGGACGTCTCGGGGGTCGTCGTCCAGCTCGGCGTGTCCGTGCCCGAGTTCGCGGTCGGCGACGAGGTCGTCGGCTACGTCCGCGAGGACTTCCTCTCCCGCGGCACCTTCGCCGAGTACGTCGCCGCCCCCGTGCGCACCCTCGCCCGCAAGCCGCGCAACCTCACCTGGGAGCAGGCCGCCGGGCTGCCGCTCACCGGACTCACCGCCTACCAGGTGCTGACCGGGGCGCTCCAGGTGAAACGCGGCGAGACCGTCCTCGTCCACGCGGCCGCGGGCGGCGTCGGCTCGATCGCCGTACAGCTCGCGCGTCACCTGGGCGCCCGGGTGATCGGCACGGCGAGCGAGGCCAATCACGACTTCGTGCGCTCACTGGGCGGCGAGCCGGTGACCTACGGCGAGGGCCTGGCGGAACGGGTGCGCGGACTGGCCCCCGAGGGTGTGGACGCGGCCTTCGACACGGTCGGCGGCGAGACGCTGAGGGTCTCCGCCAACCTGCTGGTCCCGGACGGACGTCTGGCCTCGATCGCCGACGGGGACGTCGTCGGCTACGGCGGCCGCTACTGCTGGGTCCGCCCCGACGCCGAGGACCTCACCCGCCTGGCGGAACTGGCCGAACAGGGCGTCGTCTCCGTGCACGTCTCCAGGACGTTCCCGCTGGAGCAGGCCGCGGAGGCCCATCGCCTCAGCGAGGAGGGCCGCACCCGCGGCAAGATCGTGGTCACCGTGGACTGGGAGGAGGAGCGGGAGGAGGCTCCCGGGGCGGCTGCGGAAAGCGCGTAG
- a CDS encoding YidH family protein, whose protein sequence is MIEFVQNVRLWFAPQQVREEGSTPDYRFSLANERTFLAWLRTALALIGGGFAVDQFLPDLRWGWRVGLALALLAAGVLCSLRAVNHWVRCERAMRRGEDLPSSRFPALLGVLVAVVAVAMVLVVLVGWEG, encoded by the coding sequence GTGATCGAGTTCGTACAAAACGTCCGGTTGTGGTTCGCCCCCCAGCAGGTCAGGGAGGAGGGCAGCACACCCGACTACCGGTTCTCGCTGGCGAACGAGCGCACGTTCCTGGCCTGGCTGCGCACCGCGCTCGCGTTGATCGGCGGAGGCTTCGCGGTGGACCAGTTCCTGCCGGACCTGCGCTGGGGCTGGCGGGTCGGGCTGGCGCTCGCGCTGCTCGCGGCGGGCGTGCTGTGCTCCCTGCGCGCGGTGAACCACTGGGTGCGCTGCGAGCGGGCGATGCGCCGGGGCGAGGACCTGCCGTCCTCCCGTTTTCCGGCGCTGCTGGGCGTGCTGGTCGCGGTGGTGGCCGTGGCGATGGTGCTGGTGGTGCTCGTGGGGTGGGAGGGATGA
- a CDS encoding TetR/AcrR family transcriptional regulator translates to MPRTTDGDGTPVPQRLLAAATRLFAEQGYDRTSVQEIVEAAGVTKGALYHYFGSKDDLLHEVYARVLRVQQERLDAFANADEPIEKRLRGAAADVVVTTIENLDDAMIFFRSMHHLSPEKNKQVRSERRRYHERFRALVEEGQACGVFSTATPADLVVDYHFGSVHHLSTWYRPDGPMGAQEVADHLADLLLRALRP, encoded by the coding sequence GTGCCCAGGACCACGGACGGCGACGGGACCCCCGTGCCGCAGCGGCTGCTCGCCGCCGCCACCAGGCTCTTCGCCGAGCAGGGCTACGACCGGACCTCGGTCCAGGAGATCGTCGAGGCGGCCGGCGTCACCAAGGGGGCCCTGTACCACTACTTCGGCTCCAAGGACGACCTGCTGCACGAGGTGTACGCGCGCGTGCTGCGCGTCCAGCAGGAGCGGCTCGACGCCTTCGCGAACGCCGACGAGCCGATCGAGAAGCGGCTGCGGGGCGCTGCGGCGGACGTCGTCGTCACGACCATCGAGAACCTCGACGACGCGATGATCTTCTTCCGCTCGATGCACCATCTGAGTCCGGAGAAGAACAAGCAGGTGCGTTCCGAGCGCCGGCGCTATCACGAACGCTTCCGGGCACTCGTCGAGGAGGGCCAGGCCTGCGGCGTCTTCTCCACGGCCACCCCCGCGGACCTGGTCGTGGACTACCACTTCGGGTCGGTGCACCATCTGTCGACCTGGTACCGGCCGGACGGCCCGATGGGCGCACAGGAGGTCGCCGACCACCTGGCCGACCTGCTGCTGCGGGCCCTGCGGCCCTGA
- a CDS encoding NUDIX domain-containing protein yields MSAADEILDIVDENDQVIGRRPRGQVYAEGLRHRCVFVQVRDDEGRVFVHRRTAAKLVFPSLYDMFVGGVVGAGEAYDEAALREAEEELGVSGLPRPEHLFTFLYEDGAAGSWWSAVYEVRCELPVSPQTEEVAWHDFLPEEEVERRLSVWQWVPDGLAAYERLRAHRATARTAPKGPRGGDG; encoded by the coding sequence ATGAGCGCTGCTGACGAAATCCTCGACATCGTCGACGAGAACGACCAGGTCATCGGCCGGCGCCCGCGCGGGCAGGTGTACGCCGAAGGTCTGCGCCATCGCTGTGTGTTCGTCCAGGTCAGGGACGACGAGGGGCGCGTCTTCGTCCATCGCAGGACGGCGGCCAAGCTGGTGTTCCCCTCCCTGTACGACATGTTCGTCGGCGGGGTGGTCGGCGCGGGCGAGGCCTACGACGAGGCCGCGCTGCGCGAGGCGGAGGAGGAGCTCGGGGTGAGCGGGCTGCCCCGACCGGAGCATCTGTTCACGTTCCTCTACGAGGACGGGGCGGCGGGGAGCTGGTGGTCGGCCGTGTACGAGGTCCGCTGCGAGCTGCCGGTGTCCCCGCAGACGGAGGAGGTGGCATGGCACGACTTCCTGCCCGAGGAGGAGGTCGAGCGACGTCTGTCCGTCTGGCAGTGGGTGCCGGACGGGCTGGCGGCGTACGAGCGGCTCAGGGCGCACCGGGCGACGGCCCGCACCGCGCCGAAGGGGCCCCGCGGAGGCGACGGGTAG
- a CDS encoding phosphotransferase family protein yields the protein MSPDHPPGLDLDRLSALLERERPGLVHGPLTGRLIEGGRSNLTYAVSDGEAKWVVRRPPLGHVLATAHDMKREHRVISALHPTSVPVPRPVLLCEDDDVLGAPFYVMEFVEGTPYRTADELAPLGERRTRDAVLSLVDTLVELHAVDPGEVGLTDFGRPEGFLDRQLRRWGKQLDASRSRELAGIDELHAALGRDLPASPAAAVVHGDYRLDNVLIGPDDTIRAILDWEMSTLGDPLTDLGLLVMYSVPLTLPNSPISTTASAPGHPSPAELVERYAAGSGRDVSAVAWYTAFAWFKLAVILEGIHYRYTLGQTVGRGFDRIGELVPVFIEHGLTTLQEG from the coding sequence ATGAGCCCCGACCACCCGCCCGGACTCGACCTCGACCGGCTGAGCGCCCTGCTGGAGCGCGAGCGTCCCGGTCTGGTCCACGGCCCCCTCACCGGACGGCTGATCGAAGGCGGACGGTCCAACCTCACCTACGCGGTCTCCGACGGCGAGGCGAAGTGGGTCGTACGCCGGCCTCCGCTCGGGCACGTCCTGGCCACCGCGCACGACATGAAGCGCGAGCACCGGGTGATCAGCGCCCTGCACCCGACGAGCGTGCCGGTGCCCCGCCCGGTCCTGCTGTGCGAGGACGACGACGTGCTCGGGGCCCCGTTCTACGTCATGGAGTTCGTCGAGGGCACGCCCTACCGGACGGCCGACGAGCTCGCCCCGCTCGGCGAGCGGCGCACCCGGGACGCCGTGCTGTCGCTGGTGGACACCCTGGTGGAGCTGCACGCGGTGGACCCCGGCGAGGTCGGCCTGACCGACTTCGGCCGGCCCGAGGGCTTCCTGGACCGGCAGCTGCGCCGCTGGGGCAAACAGCTGGACGCCTCCCGCAGCCGCGAGCTGGCCGGGATCGACGAGCTGCACGCGGCGCTCGGCCGCGACCTGCCGGCCTCCCCCGCCGCCGCCGTCGTGCACGGCGACTACCGGCTCGACAACGTCCTGATCGGCCCCGACGACACGATCCGCGCGATCCTCGACTGGGAGATGTCGACGCTCGGCGACCCGCTGACCGACCTGGGGCTGCTGGTGATGTACAGCGTTCCGCTGACGCTGCCGAACTCCCCGATCTCCACGACCGCCTCGGCGCCCGGTCATCCGTCGCCGGCCGAACTGGTCGAGCGGTACGCGGCGGGCTCCGGGCGCGACGTCTCGGCGGTCGCCTGGTACACGGCGTTCGCCTGGTTCAAGCTCGCCGTGATCCTGGAGGGCATCCACTACCGCTACACGCTCGGCCAGACGGTCGGGCGCGGCTTCGACCGCATCGGGGAGCTCGTCCCCGTCTTCATCGAGCACGGACTGACCACTCTCCAGGAAGGCTGA
- a CDS encoding DMT family transporter, translating to MSVLVLVLAVSAACCLGFGFVLQQNAAQRAPLGDFLSPRLLLDLMKVPRWLGGLGLMVAGMALGAIALGQGEISLVEPLLATNLLFALALSRHQTKQSLGRQGWAGLFLLAGGVTVFIVAGEPRGGSAVTDPLRHWTIIGAMIGLALLLTTYAKRSRLSAGPVLLALAAGLLYGVQDALTRVSGQRFSAGGLGELMTRWEPYAVLALGVTGLVLVQSAFETAPLRMSLPALTAAQPLAGILCGVGFLGDRLHTDTGALAWEAAGLAAIVAGIVLLGLHPAMPRGGAPRERVPKLQPQ from the coding sequence GTGTCGGTTCTGGTTCTGGTTCTCGCCGTGAGCGCCGCCTGCTGTCTGGGCTTCGGGTTCGTGCTCCAGCAGAACGCGGCCCAGCGGGCGCCGCTCGGCGACTTCCTCTCGCCGCGACTGCTGCTCGACCTGATGAAGGTGCCGCGCTGGCTGGGCGGCCTCGGTCTCATGGTGGCGGGAATGGCGCTGGGCGCGATCGCGCTCGGCCAGGGCGAGATCTCCCTGGTGGAGCCGCTGCTCGCGACCAATTTGCTGTTCGCCCTCGCGCTCTCCCGGCATCAGACGAAACAGTCGCTGGGCCGCCAGGGCTGGGCGGGGCTCTTCCTGCTCGCGGGCGGCGTGACCGTCTTCATCGTGGCGGGCGAGCCGCGCGGCGGCAGCGCGGTCACGGATCCGCTGCGGCACTGGACGATCATCGGCGCGATGATCGGACTGGCACTGCTGCTCACCACCTACGCCAAGCGTTCCCGGCTGAGCGCGGGCCCGGTGCTGCTGGCCCTGGCCGCCGGTCTGCTGTACGGCGTGCAGGACGCGCTGACCCGGGTCAGCGGACAGCGCTTCTCGGCCGGCGGTCTCGGCGAGCTGATGACCCGCTGGGAGCCGTACGCGGTGCTCGCGCTCGGCGTGACCGGCCTGGTGCTGGTGCAGAGCGCCTTCGAGACGGCGCCGCTGCGGATGTCGCTGCCCGCGCTGACGGCGGCGCAGCCTCTCGCCGGAATCCTCTGCGGCGTCGGTTTCCTGGGCGACCGGCTGCACACCGACACCGGCGCGCTGGCCTGGGAGGCGGCGGGACTGGCGGCGATCGTCGCGGGCATCGTGCTGCTCGGGCTGCACCCGGCGATGCCCCGGGGTGGGGCCCCTCGGGAGCGGGTCCCGAAACTCCAGCCCCAGTAG
- a CDS encoding acyl-CoA dehydrogenase family protein yields MDFAFDARTEDLRARLLAFMDEHVYPAEAVAEEQRALLASPWDTPAVVEELKAEARSQGLWNLFLPDAEHGAGLTNLQYAPLAEITGRSPQLAPTALNCAAPDTGNMEVLAQFGDERQKKQWLEPLLAGEIRSAFAMTEPEVASADATNITTRIERDGDEYVITGRKWYISGAMNPDCRIFIVMGKTDPDGPDIRRQQSMVLVPRDTPGVTVRRAMRVFGYEDHSHGGHAEVVFDHARVPATNLIGEEGGGFAIAQARLGPGRIHHCMRLIGMAERAIELMCRRAVSRTAFGKALGQQGVVHNWIADARVTVEQLRLLVLKTAWMMDTVGNRGAHAEIQAIKIATPRAVVDIIDRAIQLHGAGGVSQDFPLAELYAGARTLMIADGPDEVHQRSLARRELKKYL; encoded by the coding sequence ATGGACTTCGCGTTCGACGCACGCACCGAGGACCTCCGCGCCAGGCTGCTCGCCTTCATGGACGAGCACGTCTACCCGGCCGAGGCCGTGGCCGAGGAGCAGCGGGCGCTGCTGGCCTCGCCCTGGGACACCCCGGCCGTGGTGGAGGAGCTGAAGGCCGAGGCGCGCAGCCAGGGCCTGTGGAACCTCTTCCTGCCCGATGCCGAGCACGGCGCCGGGCTCACCAATCTGCAGTACGCGCCCCTCGCCGAGATCACCGGCCGTTCCCCGCAGCTGGCGCCGACGGCGCTGAACTGCGCCGCGCCGGACACCGGGAACATGGAGGTGCTCGCGCAGTTCGGCGACGAGCGGCAGAAGAAGCAGTGGCTGGAGCCGCTGCTGGCGGGCGAGATCCGTTCGGCCTTCGCGATGACCGAGCCGGAGGTGGCCTCCGCGGACGCCACCAACATCACCACGCGCATCGAGCGGGACGGCGACGAATATGTCATCACCGGTCGCAAGTGGTACATCTCCGGGGCGATGAACCCGGACTGCAGGATCTTCATCGTCATGGGCAAGACGGACCCGGACGGACCGGACATCCGGCGCCAGCAGTCCATGGTGCTGGTGCCGCGCGACACGCCCGGCGTCACCGTCCGGCGGGCCATGCGGGTCTTCGGGTACGAGGACCACTCCCACGGCGGCCACGCCGAGGTGGTGTTCGACCACGCGCGCGTACCGGCGACGAACCTCATCGGCGAGGAGGGGGGCGGCTTCGCCATCGCCCAGGCCCGCCTCGGCCCCGGCCGCATCCACCACTGCATGCGGCTGATCGGCATGGCGGAGCGGGCGATCGAGCTGATGTGCCGCCGGGCCGTCTCCCGTACGGCGTTCGGCAAGGCGCTGGGTCAGCAGGGCGTGGTGCACAACTGGATCGCGGACGCGCGCGTGACGGTCGAGCAGCTGCGGCTGCTGGTCCTCAAGACCGCCTGGATGATGGACACCGTCGGCAACCGGGGCGCGCACGCGGAGATCCAGGCCATCAAGATCGCCACCCCGCGCGCGGTCGTCGACATCATCGACCGGGCGATCCAGCTTCACGGCGCGGGCGGCGTCAGCCAGGACTTCCCACTGGCCGAGCTGTACGCCGGGGCGCGCACGCTGATGATCGCGGACGGGCCGGACGAGGTGCACCAGCGGTCGCTGGCCCGGCGCGAGCTGAAGAAGTACCTCTAG
- a CDS encoding molybdopterin-dependent oxidoreductase encodes MNPEPSEERGAPVGRRVFLGTLALGALGVVAAPPLQRGLEAFLGSAADKDPTGLTGLLPNGGGFRYYSVTSSVPHKDASNYRLTVDGLVDRPVSYTLAQLKALPQTRMVKDVQCVTGWRVPGTAFEGVRLSALLDAAGVRANAGAVRFTCFDGAYSESLTLDQARRADVLVALRMQDKDLGHDHGGPVRLYVAPMYFYKSAKWLSGITVTEKVKPGYWEDRGYDVDAWVGRSNGRDDEPTS; translated from the coding sequence GTGAATCCCGAACCGTCCGAGGAACGCGGCGCCCCCGTCGGCCGCCGGGTGTTCCTCGGCACCCTCGCCCTCGGCGCCCTGGGGGTCGTCGCCGCACCCCCGCTCCAGCGCGGTCTCGAGGCCTTCCTCGGCAGCGCCGCGGACAAGGACCCCACGGGCCTGACCGGGCTGCTCCCCAACGGAGGCGGCTTCCGCTACTACTCGGTGACCTCGTCCGTCCCGCACAAGGACGCCTCGAACTACCGACTCACCGTGGACGGCCTGGTCGACCGCCCGGTCAGCTACACCCTGGCCCAGCTGAAGGCCCTGCCGCAGACCCGCATGGTCAAGGACGTGCAGTGCGTGACGGGCTGGCGGGTCCCGGGCACGGCGTTCGAGGGCGTACGGCTGTCCGCCCTCCTCGACGCGGCCGGTGTGCGGGCGAACGCCGGCGCGGTCCGGTTCACCTGCTTCGACGGCGCGTACAGCGAGAGCCTCACCCTGGACCAGGCCCGCCGCGCCGACGTCCTCGTCGCCCTGCGCATGCAGGACAAGGACCTCGGTCACGACCACGGCGGCCCTGTCCGCCTCTACGTGGCGCCGATGTACTTCTACAAGTCCGCCAAGTGGCTCTCCGGCATCACCGTCACGGAGAAGGTGAAGCCCGGCTACTGGGAGGACCGCGGCTACGACGTCGACGCCTGGGTCGGCCGTTCGAACGGACGCGACGATGAGCCTACGAGCTGA
- a CDS encoding DUF202 domain-containing protein, translating to MSGGPPPERDPGLQPERTRLAWRRTTLASTVSAVLAVKAALHGGPSASQIVAGALCCALWLAFLLLAHRRIHALAAAPNPVALTARHASAAVACAVATAVCAVVLVV from the coding sequence ATGAGCGGCGGGCCGCCGCCGGAGCGGGACCCCGGTCTCCAGCCCGAGCGGACCCGGCTGGCCTGGCGGCGCACGACGCTGGCGAGCACCGTCTCGGCCGTGCTGGCCGTGAAGGCCGCGCTGCACGGCGGCCCGTCGGCGTCCCAGATCGTGGCGGGCGCGCTGTGCTGCGCCCTGTGGCTGGCCTTCCTGCTGCTCGCCCATCGGCGCATCCACGCCCTCGCCGCCGCGCCGAACCCGGTGGCCCTCACCGCCCGTCACGCCAGCGCGGCCGTCGCGTGCGCGGTGGCGACGGCGGTGTGCGCCGTCGTCCTCGTGGTCTGA